One Actinomadura viridis genomic region harbors:
- a CDS encoding SPFH domain-containing protein, with protein MDAITIGAGVVLALALLIVLCLVLMVTRLFRKVEQGRALIVSKLRKVDVTFTGAIVLPVLHKAETMDISVKTIEIERSGRDGLICRDNIRADIRITFFVRVNKTAEDVIKVAQAIGAERASSQETLQELFSAKFSEALKTVGKHLDFADLYTRRNEFRDHIIQVIGTDLNGYSLEDAAIDYLEQTSLLSLDKSNILDAQGIRKITELTAIEHVRTNEHARNEEKEITRQNVEAREAILELERRQADAELKQQREIETVRAREQAEIERVQAEERLRAQSAHLRTDEQLGVQTENRNREVAVAEKNRERVIAIESERIEKDRQLEVIARERETELMRIAADKEVEAEKREIAGVVRERIAVERTVAEQEEGIKSLRAVEEAERTRQAVVIQAEAEAQENLVKGIKAAEAAEQAAAHRAREELILAEARQQAAEMDAGAKMRLAEGTRAESAAAGLAEVQVRERNAEAIEKVGRAEAAVAQEKALAEAAAIREKLKAEAEGLTEKAGAMAALDDATRQHEEYRLRLEAEKDVRMAGMEVQRQVAEAQATVLAAGLENADIDIVGGDSVFLDRLVGSISLGKGVDGFVGSSDVARGLAGPWLDGTGAFTEDVSRLLGSLGPAGVRDLTLSALLTRMIKDGGPESGGMRELLETARRLGVSDTPLGGAAPPAANAAKAVNSVKH; from the coding sequence ATGGATGCCATCACGATAGGGGCCGGCGTGGTCCTCGCCCTCGCCCTGCTCATCGTCCTCTGCCTGGTCCTGATGGTCACGCGGCTGTTCCGCAAGGTGGAGCAGGGCCGCGCGCTGATCGTCTCCAAGCTGCGAAAGGTCGACGTGACCTTCACGGGCGCGATCGTCCTGCCGGTGCTGCACAAGGCCGAGACGATGGACATCTCGGTGAAGACGATCGAGATCGAACGGTCCGGGCGCGACGGGCTGATCTGCCGGGACAACATCAGGGCCGACATCCGGATCACCTTCTTCGTCCGGGTCAACAAGACGGCCGAAGACGTGATCAAGGTGGCGCAGGCGATCGGCGCCGAGCGGGCCAGCAGCCAGGAGACGCTGCAGGAGCTGTTCTCGGCCAAGTTCTCCGAGGCGCTCAAGACCGTCGGCAAGCATCTGGACTTCGCCGACCTCTACACGCGGCGCAACGAGTTCCGCGACCACATCATCCAGGTGATCGGCACCGATCTGAACGGCTACAGCCTGGAGGACGCGGCGATCGACTACCTGGAGCAGACCTCGCTGCTGTCCCTGGACAAGAGCAACATCCTCGACGCGCAGGGCATCCGGAAGATCACCGAGCTGACCGCGATCGAGCACGTGCGCACCAACGAGCACGCCCGCAACGAGGAGAAGGAGATCACCCGGCAGAACGTGGAGGCGCGCGAGGCCATCCTGGAGCTGGAGCGGCGGCAGGCCGACGCCGAGCTCAAGCAGCAGCGCGAGATCGAGACCGTCCGCGCCCGCGAGCAGGCCGAGATCGAACGGGTCCAGGCCGAGGAGCGGCTGCGGGCGCAGTCCGCGCACCTGCGGACCGACGAGCAGCTCGGGGTGCAGACCGAGAACCGCAACCGGGAGGTCGCGGTCGCGGAGAAGAACCGCGAACGGGTCATCGCGATCGAGAGCGAGCGGATCGAGAAGGACCGGCAGCTGGAGGTCATCGCCCGCGAGCGGGAGACCGAGCTGATGCGGATCGCGGCCGACAAGGAGGTCGAGGCCGAGAAGCGGGAGATCGCCGGCGTCGTCCGGGAGCGGATCGCGGTCGAGCGCACCGTCGCCGAGCAGGAGGAGGGCATCAAGAGCCTGCGGGCGGTCGAGGAGGCCGAGCGCACCCGGCAGGCCGTGGTCATCCAGGCCGAGGCGGAGGCGCAGGAGAACCTGGTCAAGGGCATCAAGGCGGCCGAGGCCGCCGAGCAGGCGGCGGCGCACCGGGCCCGCGAGGAGCTGATCCTGGCGGAGGCCCGGCAGCAGGCCGCCGAGATGGACGCCGGCGCGAAGATGAGGCTGGCGGAGGGGACGCGGGCGGAGTCCGCCGCGGCGGGGCTGGCCGAGGTCCAGGTACGCGAGCGGAACGCCGAGGCCATCGAGAAGGTCGGCCGGGCGGAGGCCGCGGTCGCGCAGGAGAAGGCCCTGGCGGAGGCGGCGGCGATCCGCGAGAAGCTCAAGGCCGAGGCCGAGGGGCTGACCGAGAAGGCCGGTGCGATGGCGGCGCTGGACGACGCCACCCGCCAGCACGAGGAGTACCGGCTGCGGCTGGAGGCCGAGAAGGACGTCCGGATGGCCGGGATGGAGGTGCAGCGGCAGGTCGCCGAGGCCCAGGCCACCGTCCTGGCCGCGGGGCTGGAGAACGCCGACATCGACATCGTCGGCGGCGACAGCGTCTTCCTGGACCGGCTCGTCGGCTCGATCTCGCTCGGCAAGGGCGTGGACGGCTTCGTCGGGAGCTCCGACGTCGCCCGGGGCCTCGCGGGGCCGTGGCTGGACGGGACGGGCGCCTTCACCGAGGACGTCTCCCGGCTGCTGGGCTCGCTCGGCCCGGCCGGCGTGCGGGACCTGACCCTGTCGGCGCTGCTGACGCGAATGATCAAGGACGGGGGGCCGGAGTCCGGCGGGATGCGGGAGCTGCTGGAGACCGCGCGGCGGCTCGGCGTCTCCGACACGCCCCTCGGCGGGGCGGCCCCGCCGGCGGCGAACGCGGCCAAGGCGGTCAACTCGGTCAAGCACTGA